The Fragaria vesca subsp. vesca linkage group LG2, FraVesHawaii_1.0, whole genome shotgun sequence genome includes a window with the following:
- the LOC101300420 gene encoding uncharacterized mitochondrial protein AtMg00310-like — translation MAGKEVMIKAVVQSVPSYGMSCFELLKHMCMEMHCFMAEFWWGDTEWGRKIHWMAWDKLCVPKDEGGLGFRNMWQFNQALLAKQGWRILKEPNSLLARVLKEKYYPNSNFLKASVKPGDSYA, via the coding sequence ATGGCTGGGAAGGAAGTGATGATTAAGGCTGTTGTTCAATCGGTTCCGTCATATGGTATGAGTTGCTTTGAGTTACTAAAGCATATGTGTATGGAGATGCATTGTTTCATGGCGGAGTTTTGGTGGGGGGATACGGAGTGGGGTAGGAAGATTCACTGGATGGCTTGGGATAAATTGTGTGTGCCGAAGGATGAGGGTGGTCTTGGTTTTCGGAATATGTGGCAATTCAATCAGGCCTTGTTGGCAAAGCAGGGGTGGAGGATTTTGAAGGAACCTAACTCTCTACTTGCTAGAGTCCTTAAAGAAAAATATTACCCTAATTCAAATTTTTTGAAAGCAAGTGTGAAGCCAGGAGACTCTTATGCTTAG